A single Chanos chanos chromosome 8, fChaCha1.1, whole genome shotgun sequence DNA region contains:
- the igbp1 gene encoding immunoglobulin-binding protein 1 codes for MEAAEGTSNQQSLGLEPPKLSELFDRGWKMYEEVDSTNEPMGSNPIQVKVKRGIMHLEEATRMVAQLDLFSSNEELEEIATADLKYLLLPALLGALTMKQQVDLSKRLELVQKARVYFLDFLKRCKDYNISKFELPRTSESSASNQEEERSIPAPSQPDLITMATQRQAKIERYKQKKDTEAKLSEIRAAVESGSAEEEVVRDFYLLNVRKWITTALEEVESIDQETEILKRMDVLKQSSAEPPQPRRPPMKPFILTKDAVQAKVFGAGYPSLATMTVDDWYEQHRRQGRLPDQGIPRRDVDDDAEEREKEEKEKKEENDDEGALRKARDWDDWKDTHRRGYGNRQNMG; via the exons ATGGAGGCAGCAGAAGGTACCAGTAACCAGCAAAGTCTCGGACTAGAGCCGCCCAAACTTTCCGAATTATTTGATCGCGGCTGGAAAATGTATGAAGAGGTAGACAGCACGAATGAACCCATGGGTTCAAATCCGATTCAGGTGAAAGTCAAACGAGGGATCATGCATCTGGAGGAGGCAACGAGAATGGTCGCCCAGCTCGACTTGTTTAG TAGTAACGAAGAGCTGGAGGAGATAGCCACGGCAGATCTGAAGTACCTGTTGCTGCCAGCTCTACTGGGCGCTCTCACCATGAAGCAGCAGGTGGACCTGTCCAAACGTCTGGAACTGGTACAGAAGGCGCGGGTTTACTTTTTGGACTTCCTGAAGAGATGTAAGGACTATAACATCAGTAAGTTTGAGTTACCCAGAACGAGCGAGAGCTCAGCCAGCAAtcaagaggaggagaggagcatACCTGCCCCCTCACAGCCAGATCTTATCACTATGGCAACGCAAAGACAGGCCAAAATCGAGAG GTATAAGcagaagaaagacacagaggcaAAGCTGTCAGAGATAAGGGCCGCGGTGGAGAGCGGGAGTGCAGAAGAAGAGGTGGTGAGAGATTTTTACCTGCTGAACGTCAGAAAGTGGATCACCACCGCTCTGGAGGAAGTGGAGAGCATTGATCAAGAGACAGAGATCCTGAAGAGAATGGACGTTCTTAAACAG AGCTCAGCGGAGCCTCCTCAGCCCAGGAGACCTCCAATGAAACCATTTATTCTGACTAAGGATGCAGTCCAGGCCAA GGTGTTTGGGGCGGGATATCCCAGTCTGGCCACGATGACGGTGGATGATTGGTATGAACAACACAGGAGACAGGGCCGTCTGCCGGACCAGGGCATTCCACGCCGCGatg TGGATGATGATGCagaggagcgagagaaagaggagaaagagaagaaagaagagaatgatGATGAAGGAGCTCTTCGGAAAGCGAGGGATTGGGATGACTGGAAGGATACTCATCGCAGGGGCTATGGAAATCGCCAGAACATGGGCTGa
- the wnt11f2 gene encoding protein Wnt-11: MGKNQVSGLTVNGSSVGWNQTHHCKLLDGLAPDQQQLCKRNLELMHSIVHAAKLTKTACRTSFSDMRWNCSSIESAPHFSPDLAKGTRESAFVFSLAAAVLSHSIAKACASGELPSCSCAPAPAEQAAPDFRWGGCGDNLRYGVQMGSAFSDAPMKNRRSGSQAFRLMQLHNNAVGRQALVDALETKCKCHGVSGSCSVKTCWKGLHDISHIAAELKSKYLAATKVIPRNVGTRRQLVPREMDVRPVRDSELVYLVSSPDYCAHNSRQGSYGTQDRQCNKTGSGSDSCNLMCCGRGYNAYMERVVERCQCKYHWCCYVTCKQCQRTVERYVCK; encoded by the exons ATGGGGAAAAATCAGGTCAG TGGGCTTACGGTGAACGGAAGCTCGGTGGGATGGAATCAGACGCATCACTGTAAACTCTTGGACGGGCTCGCACCAGATCAGCAGCAACTCTGCAAACGGAACCTTGAGCTCATGCACAGTATCGTCCACGCGGCCAAACTCACCAAAACCGCGTGCAGGACATCTTTCAGCGACATGCGATGGAACTGCTCCTCCATAGAGAGCGCGCCTCACTTCTCCCCCGACTTGGCCAAAG GCACTCGGGAGTCTGCGTTCGTTTTCTCTCTGGCTGCGGCTGTACTGAGTCACTCCATAGCGAAGGCCTGTGCTTCGGGAGAGCTCCCCAGCTGCTCGTGCGCCCCTGCCCCAGCAGAACAGGCCGCTCCGGACTTCCGCTGGGGCGGTTGCGGAGACAACCTCCGCTACGGCGTACAGATGGGTTCTGCTTTCTCAGACGCGCCCATGAAAAACCGCCGGTCTGGATCACAAGCTTTCCGACTCATGCAGCTTCATAATAACGCTGTTGGAAGACAG GCTCTGGTCGATGCCTTGGAGACGAAGTGTAAATGTCACGGTGTGTCTGGCTCGTGTTCTGTGAAGACCTGCTGGAAAGGCCTTCACGACATCAGTCACATTGCCGCCGAGCTCAAGTCCAAATATTTGGCTGCCACCAAAGTGATCCCTCGAAACGTGGGCACGCGACGGCAGCTGGTGCCACGTGAGATGGATGTGCGGCCCGTTCGGGACAGCGAGCTCGTCTACCTGGTCAGCTCCCCTGATTACTGCGCACACAACTCCAGGCAGGGATCATACGGCACACAGGACAG acagtgcAATAAGACGGGCAGTGGAAGTGACAGCTGTAACCTAATGTGTTGTGGAAGAGGGTATAATGCCTACATGGAGCGCGTGGTCGAGCGTTGTCAGTGTAAATATCACTGGTGCTGCTACGTCACGTGCAAACAGTGCCAGCGCACCGTCGAGCGCTATGTCTGCAAGTGA